A part of Populus alba chromosome 8, ASM523922v2, whole genome shotgun sequence genomic DNA contains:
- the LOC118055750 gene encoding zinc transporter 1 yields MAHLQACFLNIFKASSLLILLYYPTIVTCECTCEVEDLEHGKGEALKFKLGSILSILVAGAIGVSLPLLGKKIKALRPENDVFFMIKAFAAGVILATGFIHILPDAFETLTSPCLNQDLWGQFPFTGFVAMMSAIGTLMVDSFAAGFYKRMHFNKNKQVDTTDEEAAGEHEGHVHVHTHATHGHAHGSASLKEDLALSELVRRRVISQVLELGIVVHSIIIGISLGASGSPETIKPLMAALSFHQFFEGLGLGGCITQAQFKSASMAIMATLFSLTTPVGIAIGIGISNIYDERSPTALIVEGIFNAASAGILIYMALVDLLASDFMSPRMQGNFRIQLGANVSLLLGAGCMAFMVRWA; encoded by the exons ATGGCTCATCTTCAAGCTTGCTTTTTGAACATCTTTAAGGCGTCTTCTCTCTTGATTCTTCTTTATTACCCTACTATAGTCACCTGTGAGTGTACATGTGAGGTTGAAGATTTAGAGCATGGTAAAGGTGAAGCACTGAAGTTTAAACTAGGTTCAATACTCTCAATTCTAGTTGCTGGCGCTATCGGTGTTAGCCTCCCTTTGttaggaaagaaaataaaagcctTGAGGCctgaaaatgatgttttcttCATGATCAAGGCATTTGCTGCTGGTGTTATCCTAGCAACCGGATTCATTCACATACTACCGGACGCATTTGAAACCTTAACATCACCATGTCTTAACCAGGATCTGTGGGGGCAATTTCCATTCACGGGTTTTGTTGCCATGATGTCTGCAATAGGGACGCTAATGGTGGATTCATTTGCGGCAGGGTTTTATAAGAGGATGCATTTTAACAAGAACAAACAGGTAGATACTACGGATGAAGAGGCAGCTGGAGAGCATGAAGGTCATGTACATGTTCATACACATGCTACACATGGCCATGCCCATGGTTCTGCCTCCCTAAAAGAAGATTTGGCTCTGTCTGAATTGGTTCGTCGAAGGGTTATTTCACAA GTATTGGAGTTGGGGATTGTAGTTCATTCAATAATTATTGGAATATCTCTGGGTGCTTCTGGGAGTCCGGAAACAATAAAGCCTCTCATGGCAGCCTTGTCTTTCCACCAGTTTTTTGAAGGCCTGGGACTTGGTGGCTGCATCACTCAG GCACAATTCAAGTCTGCGTCCATGGCAATAATGGCAACGCTTTTCTCCCTGACAACGCCGGTGGGAATTGCCATCGGAATTGGAATTTCTAACATTTACGATGAGAGGAGTCCAACTGCTCTGATAGTCGAGGGCATCTTCAATGCAGCCTCAGCTGGGATTTTGATATACATGGCACTCGTTGACCTGTTAGCATCAGATTTCATGAGTCCAAGGATGCAAGGCAATTTCAGGATTCAACTAGGAGCAAATGTTTCCCTTCTTCTAGGGGCTGGTTGCATGGCTTTCATGGTCAGATGGGCTTGA